GGCATCCACATCCGGCTGACCGGTGATGGCCTGCACGTTGCTGGTCAGGGTCACTGGCACCGTCACGTTGTTATTGATCTGGTCTTCGCTGGTAGACAGCGGGTTATGCACTTCGAGGTAACGGCTACCATCCGGCTCGGTGGTGGCTTTAACCGGCTCGTTAATGAACTGCACGCGAGTCCCTACCGGCACGTTTTCGAACAGGAATTTGATGTCGTCGTTACGCAGACGCACGCAGCCGTGGCTCACGCGCAGACCGATACCGAAGTTGGCGTTGGTACCGTGGATCGCATACAGACGGCCAATGTACAGCGCATACAGACCCATTGGGTTATCCGGGCCAGCAGGAACAACGGCTGGCAGCGGCTCGCCCGCAGCGATATATTCCGCGTGCATTTTCGCGGTTGGAGTCCAGGTTGGGCCTGCTTTCTTACGCTCAACTTTGGTGGTCCAGTTCATCGGAGTATCTTTACCCAGCTGGCCGATACCGATAGGCAGCACGATCACGGTGTTGGTGCCTTTAGGGTAGTAGTACAGACGCATTTCGGCGCTGTTGATAACGATACCTTCATGCACGGTATCCGGCAGGATCAGCTGCTGAGGAATGTTCAGCACGGTACCGCCTTTCGGCAGGTAAGGGTCAACACCCGGGTTGGCTTCCATCATGTTGGAGAGGCCGAGCTGATATTCTGCTGCGAAATATTCCAGCGGCTGGGTGTTGCCTTCTTCAATGGTCACAACCTGGTTCTGACCCACCAGACGGCTACCGTCGGTTGGCAGTGGATAGGTGACAGCAGAAGCGGTCTTGCAAAACCCTACTACGGCAAACGCCGCTGCAAAAAGCGAAGTTAATTTCATATTCATGGTGTGCGAGGTATCTGTGCCACTTGGCAGGTTATTAAAAGTCAGAACGGTTCAGGGAGCGCATTATATGTGCATTCCCCCCCGCATGGAATTCGGATGTGTACTAAATCACACTTTTTTCCGTTTCGTTAAAGTTTAGCGGCATGTTGTTACACGGGATCTCATTTCGGAATTGTGGCATAATGCCGGGTTTATCACACTTCTCGCAGGAATCTCCCGTGTTAGTTACCAGCAACGTCACTATGCAGTTTGGCAGTAAGCCGCTGTTCGAAAACATTTCCGTCAAATTTGGCGGCGGCAACCGTTACGGCCTGATTGGTGCCAACGGTAGCGGAAAATCCACCTTCATGAAGATCCTCGGCGGCGATTTAGAGCCGACCCTGGGTAACGTTTCTCTCGATCCGAACGAGCGCATCGGTAAGCTGCGTCAGGATCAGTTCGCCTTCGAAGCGTTCACCGTTCTTGACACGGTGATCATGGGACACGTTGAGCTGTGGGAAGTGAAGCAGGAGCGCGACCGCATCTACTCACTTGCCGAAATGAGCGAAGAAGACGGCTATAAAGTGGCCGATCTCGAAACCCTGTACGGCGAAATGGACGGCTACTCTGCCGAATCCCGCGCCGGTGAACTGCTGCTCGGCGTCGGTATTCCGGTTGAACAGCATTACGGTCTGATGAGCGAAGTCGCGCCAGGCTGGAAGCTGCGTGTTCTGCTGGCGCAGGCGCTGTTCTCTAACCCGGACATCCTGCTGCTCGACGAACCAACGAACAACCTGGACATCGACACCATTCGCTGGCTGGAGCAGACGCTGAACGAGCGTAACAGCACCATGATCATCATCTCGCACGACCGTCACTTCCTGAACATGGTCTGCACCCACATGGCCGATCTGGACTACGGCGAGCTGCGCGTTTATGCGGGCAACTACGACGAGTACATGACCGCCGCGACCCAGGCGCGTGAGCGTCTGCTGGCCGACAACGCCAAGAAAAAGGCGCAGATTGCGGACCTGCAATCCTTCGTCAGCCGCTTTAGCGCCAACGCCTCTAAATCGCGTCAGGCCACCTCGCGTGCCCGTCAGATCGACAAAATCAAGCTGGATGAGGTTAAAGCCTCCAGCCGCCAGAACCCGTTCATCCGCTTCGAGCAGGATAAAAAACTGTTCCGTAACGCGCTGGAAGTGGAAGCCCTCACCAAAGGCTTTGACGATGGCCCGCTGTTTAAAAACTTCAACCTGCTGCTGGAAGTGGGCGAGAAGATTGCGATCATCGGCGCCAACGGCGTGGGTAAATCCACCATGCTGAAAACCCTGGTGGGTGAGCTTCAGCCTGACAACGGCACCGTGAAATGGTCTGAGAATGCGCAGATTGGTTACTACGCGCAGGATCATGCCGAAGATTTCGACAACGACCTGACCGTTTTCGACTGGATGAGCCAGTGGAAATCCGAAGGCGACGACGAGCAGGTGGTGCGCAGCTTCCTGGGCCGTCTGCTGTTCAGCCAGGACGACATCAAAAAGCCAGCGAAGGTGCTCTCCGGTGGTGAGAAGGGCCGTATGCTGTTCGGTAAGCTGATGATGCAGAAACCGAACATTCTGGTGATGGACGAACCGACCAACCACCTGGATATGGAATCGATCGAATCGCTGAACATGGCGCTGGAGATGTATCAGGGCACCCTGATCTTCGTCTCTCACGACCGTGAGTTCGTCAGCTCGCTGGCGACCCGCGTGATTGAAATTACGCCAGAGCGCGTGGTGGACTTCAGCGGTAATTACGAAGACTATCTGCGCAGCAAAGGCATCGACAACTAAGATACACCCCTCACCCTAACCCTCTCCCCACAGGGGAGAGGGGACTGTTCGGTGCGGTTTTCACCCTCTCCCCTATGGGGAGAGGGCCGGGGTGAGGGGCTGTTAAACCACCCACTCACCCCCTTCAACCCCATTCACCAGCAGCTTACGGTTTTCCCCTTTCGGTAACGACACCTTCAGCGCTTTCCACGCCGGACGATAGTCTCCGCGCGCACCGACGTTCAGGTTTATGGTTGCCCCATCGCAGACCATCTCCCACTCCACCCACAGCGCGTTGCCGTTCTGGTAGCCCCAGCTTTCACCGTCGTCTTCAAACAGCAGGCCGGATGTCGTGCCCACGCCTTTAAGCGGGAACAGTTTCAGTTTGCGGGTATCGTCTTTCTCAGCGCTCACATGGGTAATGCGCTCGCTGAGCGGCAGACCGGCACCGGCGCGAACCAGCAGCGGCAGTTTTTCCAGCGGCGCGTCGCGGACGATCCACTGCCCGCCGGAGAACCACTCCTGGGAGTAAAAATCGTACCAGCCGGTTTCATTATCCGGCAGCCAGACCCGGCGCTCGCGCTGTCCGGCTTCGACGACGCTTGCCACCAGCAGGTCGCGGCCCAGCAGGAAATCGTCGCACTCCTCAAAGGTCTGCGCATCGTGCTCGTGATCGAGGAACGTCGGGCGAAGCATCGGCTCGTCATCGGCATGCGCCTGCCACAGCAGGGTGTAAAGATACGGCAGCAGGCGATAGCGCAGCTCAATGGCACCGCGAATGGCCGGCGTGACGCCCGGATACATCCACGGCTCGTTCACGGTGGCATCATCATTCCACGAGTGAATGGTAAAGCGCGGATGCATCACGCCGTTTTGCACCCAGCGGACAAACAGCTCCGCGTCCGGCTTATCGCCGGAGAACCCGCCCACGTCATGACCGACGTTAAACAGCCCCGATAAGCTCATCCCCACACCCATGCGGGTGTTGTAGCGCAGGGTGTCCCAGTTGGTGCGGTTATCGCCGCTCCAGGTCTGGACGTAACGCTGCATCCCGGCGCAGCCGGAGCGGGAGATCAGGTACGGGCGTTTTTCCGGCGCGAAGCGCTGCTGGGCCTCCATCGAGGCGCGCATCATCAGCAGCGGCATCACCGGGCGAATATGCTTGATGGCGATCTCCTTGCCGAAGCCAAAGCAGCGCGCTTCCCCGTCCCACACCTCGAACTCATTGTTGTCGTTCCAGGTGGAGTCGATGCCCATCTCCAGCAGCTGGGTGGTCACCCCTTGCTGCCACCACTGCACGGTCTGCGGGTTGGTAAAGTCGAGGTGCGACCCTTCGTCATCCCAGAAGCTTGAACGTTCTGGCGCGTCGGTTTCTGAATCGCGGATGAACAGACCGCTCTCCGCCACTTCGTTATAGCGCGGATGGTCCTGCAGCAGGCACGGCTTGATGTTCGCTGCAAGCTTCAGCCCGGCATCGTGGAACGCCTGGCTCATCACCTTCGGCTGCGGCACCTTGTCGTAGTTCCAGTTGAAGACGTAGCGCTTGCCGTTGATGGAGGTATAGCCGGAAGAGAGCTGGAAGGAGTCGCAGGGAATGGCGTGCTCTTCGCACAGGCGGATAAAGTTCATCAGCTGGTTTTGCGCGTCCGGGGCGTCGGTGTAGTGCATGGTCGACCCGCTGTAGCCCAGGCTCCATTTCGGTCCGAACAGCGTTTTCCCGGTGAGGCGCACGAAGGCTTTGGTGACGTCCAGCACCCGTTTGCCGGTAAAGATGTAGTAATCGATATCGCCCGCTTCCGCCTGCCAGCGGCGATAGGCGGTGTGGTAGTTGTCGATCTCGTTGCCCAGATCCAGCCAGCAGCTGCTCAGATTGTCGTAAAACAGGCCATAGCTCACGTCGTCCCGGCGGGTGATGGTGAACGGAATGTGCTTATACAGCGGGTCGGTGCTGACCGCGTTATAGCCCATCGCGTCCAGGTTACGCATCTCATAGCGCTTGCCGTTGCGCTGCAGATCGCCCGCTTTTTCACCCAGGCCGTAAAAACGTTCATCCTTGCGGCGGCTCAGGTAGTGCGCCGCGCCGTCGCCGTGGGCGTTCACCAGATAGGCGCTGGTCGGACGGTCATTTACCAGCGGCTGCCACTCCCCGGCCTCGTTGCGATAGTGCCACTCCAGCCACAGCGGCTGGTGGACGGTGACGCGCAGCTGTTCGGTGGCAACGGTCAGCACATCGTCCTGCTGCGTCAGCGTCCAGGCAGGGCAGGTGAACCCGCTCAGGTCGTCGCGGCGGCGGCCTTCCCACGGCACGTCCTGCTCCGGAGCGATGCTCCAGGTGCGGTCCAGCGCCAGTTCGCCTTTGCGTTTAATCAGCACCCGGAACAGGTTCTGTTCCAGCACATACAGGCACAGGCGGTGCTGCTCATCGACCAGCAGTTCCAGATGGTTCGCAGACTGTTTCTCGACGGTCCAGTTTTTCAGGGTTTTCATATGCAATACATCCACTATCAGGCGCGCTTGGCGCGACGTTCAGCAATAAATGCCACCAGGAAGAGAGCGCCAATCAGGTCGAAGAAACCCATGGCAATAAAGAGCGGGTTAAAGCCGATTTTGTCGGCGGTAACACCAATCAAAAGGGAGAACAGGAAGCTGGCGATCCACGCCGCCGAGCCGCGCATGCCGTTGACGGTTGCCATCTGTCCCTTATCAAATGACTCCACCACCAGGGCGCTCAACATGCAGGAGATGATCTGATGCCCGAAACCGCCGATGGAGATCAGCACGATGGTGATATAGGGGTCGCGGGTAATAGCCACGATGCCTAAGGAGATCATCAGAAACGCGCCGGTCACCGAGCTTGCCACCACCGAGTTAACGCGGGAGCAGCCGAACAGGCGGGTATAGAGACGGGTCAGGTAGCCGCTCGCCACGCTGCCGAGATCGGCGGCCAGGAACGGCAGCCAGGCAAACATCGCGATCTGCTTCAGATCCATGCCGTGCTCTTTGGCGAGATACAGCGGCACCCAGAAGCTCAGCACCGCCCAGGCCGGTTCCGCCATAAAGGCCGGAATGGCGATACCGTAAAAGCGCTTGTTTTTCGACACGGTTTTCAGCGCGGTGAGGAAGGGCAGTTTGACCGCAGGCGGCTCGTTATCCTGCTTGATAAAGGCCAGCTCATCCTTGCTCAGGTTCGGGTGCTGCTCCGGGTTGTGGTAGAACGCCCACCAGAGGATCACCCACAGCAGCGCCAGCACGCCGGTAAACATAAACGCGCCCTGCCAGCCAAAGGAGGCGTGGGCAAAGTAGATGATAGGCGGAGCCAGCATCGCGCCGATGGAGAAGCCCACGCCCGCCCAACCGGCGGCCACGGGACGTTCCGATTTCGGGAACCACTCGCCGATGGTTTTGGCGTTCGCCGGAGTGGCGGCCGCTTCAGAGGCACCCATAAAGAAGCGCAGGATCGCCAGATGCAGCCAGCTTCCGGCGCCCGCATGGAAGATACACATCAGCGCCCAGATCCCGGCACAGACCATAAAGCCAATCTTCAGGCCGATGACGTCAATCAGCCAGCCGCACAGAGGCTGGAAAATGGTGTAGGCAATCTGGAACGCGCCAACGATCCAGGAGTATTGCTCGGTGGTGATCCCGAGACTCTCTTTGAGTTCAGGCGCGAGAATACCCAACGAATTTCGGGTGATGTAGTTAACGGTCACGCCCATTAAGAACAGCACCAGCACGTACCAGCGCAGGTTTTTAATGACGCGACGGGTTTTGCTGGTCGCAACGGTGTTATTGATGCCCTGACTCATTTTACTCTCCACAAGACGGACGGTAGGGGGACGGAGGTTCAGGTGTCACACAGATTTTTTATCTCTTTGATTGTTATCAGTTTTAATGCTTAGTTTGGTATATAACTAGTATGGAAGTTGTGTGACAGGTTCACCTTAAGAGAGAAATCAGGCGGGCAAAAGCGCATTTTGTGCAACTTTTCTCATAATCGGCGTTCATTATTTGGCATTCTGGCTCTAATCCCAGTAACCATCTGTTAACTACGCTATGAAAATTTTTTCATTTCGCAAATGGAGCCAGATCACAAAATGGATAAAAGGCTAAGAATCGCTGAAATTGCCCGCCGGACCGAACTCTCTGTCAGCACCGTTTCCCGGGTGCTGGCGGGGAAGGCGAACACCAGTGAAAAGGCGCGTACCCGGGTGCTGGACGCCGCGCGGGAGCTGGGCGTGCTGGACGGGATGGCGGCGGGGCGTCTGCTGCTCAACAGCCTCGTGGTCTTTGCGCCCCAGCGCGCTTTTGACGAGCGGTCCGACATCTTTTATTACCGGGTGATCCAGAGCGTGAGTAAGGGCCTTGCCTCGCATGACGTGCGTCTTCGCTACTGCGCCCTCGAAGAGAATGACAGCGACGCGCAGCTGTTTCTTGCGCGCATGAACGAGCCGGACACCCAGGCCGCTATCCTGCTGGGTATCGACGATCCGCATATCCACGATCTGGCCATCGATCTGGGTAAACCCTGCATGCTGATTAACTGCCGCGACCGGCATATGCGCCTCCCTGCGGTCACGCCCGATCACCGCGCCATCGGCGAACGCGCGGCGGAATACCTCTTTGAGATGGGGCACCGCGAAGTGATGAACGTGCTGTGCCTGCGCCGCTATACCATGGAGCTGCGTCTGGCGGGGATCCGTGACGCCTGGCAGTCGCACAACCTGAAGTTTAACGACAAACGCGATCTGCTGGTGGCCCCGAGCTTCAGCGCCCGCGAAACCGAACAGCTGGTCAGCCACTGGCTCAGTGAACGCCAGGGAAAAGACCTGCCCACGGCATTTTTAGTCGGCGGGGATTTTATGGCGGCGGGGACCATCAACGCCTTACAAAAGCAGGGATTGCGCGTCCCTCAGGATGTGTCGGTGATGAGCATTGACGGCTTTAATCTGGCGGCGATTCAGGATGTGCCGTTAACGGCGGTGCATGTTCCCCGCGATGAACTGGGAACCGAAGCGGTGCATATGCTCCAGCAACGGCTGATGCGCCCGGACGCGCCGGTGGGGACGCTGCTGCTGAACGGCACGCTGACCGTGCGGGAGTCGGTACGGCGGATACGTCAGGGGAAAAGACGCACCGCCGTCGAACGGGAAGGGTTATACGACAGTTAAGCCATACCCAGCGCGCGCTTGCCGTGAATGTTCAGATCATCAACAGTGAAGCGCGACTGCCAGTCAGACTCATAATCCTCGCGCGGGAAATCGCCCGGCGAGGCGCCGGTTTCCAGCGCCGCTTTCACCTTCTTCGCGTAGGCGAGGTTTTTCTCGCACATCGGCGCCGCCGGAATGTACATCACGTTGCCCCAGCCCTGCTGGTCTTCAACCGGGGCCACCGAGTGGATCACATCGCAGTGCCACCACACGGAATCACCCGCTTCCAGCGCCGGAATGCTGGTCAGGGCTTCAATTAACAGCGGATGCCACTTCTCGGAAATCGGCAGCACGCGCCCCGGGGCCACGCCGCAGAGTTCATCTTCCGGCACATCGTCCAGCAGCGGACGCAGCAGAATGTAAGCCATCGCTTCCGGGATCGGCACCACGTGCAGCAGCCCCTGATTTGGGATCATGTCGGAGAGCGCCGTCCAGCCCTGGAAGGTGCGGAACACCGAGCATTTGGTAGTGTTGTCCACGGTGTACTCTTCCACTTCGGTGCGATGGGCAGCATCCCAGGGATCGTACCTGTCGATATTGCCGTCGAAGACGCGGGCGAAGACCTGCTGATAGGCCGGGAGCAGCCAGCGCTCCAGCGCGCCGGAGTCGGTGTGCGCCCCGAGGCCTTTAGAGGTAGTTCCCGGCGGACGGCGGCGAATGCGATCCGGGTAGATCACGCTCACGTCCGGGTTGAACCACTGCTTGCCGTTGCTCTCGAAAGTCCATAAACGGTTCAGGAACGACTGCACCTGGGCCATCTCTTCGCTCTGACGGGCTTCCATCTGGGCGTGTGAGCAGTAGATCGGGTAGATCTCCGGACGGGAGGCGGTGAGGGAGCCAAAGAAGTTATCCCCCGGGCCTTTGTAGACGTCATCAAAACGGTTGAGATCCAGATAGTCGAGCATCGCGTTATCCCACGCCAGCGCCTTCTCGCGCGGGAAATGACCTTTGATCACCGCACAGCCCCGGCGTTTGACCGCCTCGCGCTGTTCCGGGCTGATGTTACCGCTCTGCACGTCCGCAAAGGGGATCACCGGCCATACAGGATCGCCATTGCGCTTCAGGGTGTTAATTTCCGCCACGCGGCTGGCGATCCTGGCGCTCAGGCGATCGAATACGCCCTGCACGTCGCCAATCTGCGCCCGCAGCTCACGTTTCATCTGGCGGATGGCCGCTTTGTGGTCGGAAGGCAAGGTTTCACTGGTAAAGGTTAAGGTCATAACAGCCTCGCTATCTTTCATTCGAAAGTAAAAGTGATTACAAGTGATACTTTAGGTTAAAAATAAGTTAAAGCAAGTTAAATAACTTGATGAAGTGCACAACACGGAGAGAAAGAAGGGGAGAGCGCCGGAGATGACTCCGGCGGGGAAATTAGTTGCTGAAGGGCGGGGTATTGTCGAGGACGGCCTGAATCACGTTCAGCACGCCCTGATGGTTGTTGTCATCGGCCTGATAGCGGGTGATGGCTTTGATGCTTTCGCCCGCGTTACCCATGGCGAAGGAGTAGTTCACAAACTTCAGCATTTCGGCGTCGTTACCGCTGTCGCCAATCGCCACGCACTCCTGCGGGGAGATGTGCCAGCGCTTCAGCAGGCGGCTCAGGCCGCTGGCTTTATGCAGGCCGGGGATAATCAGATCGACAAAGCCAAAGCCGCTGGTCACCGGCTTCATAATGCCGTCGAGGGAGACGTGCAGAGCGTCGATCAGGTTTGGAATATCGCTGTCCGGCAGGTTCAGGGAGAACTTGAACAGCACGTCGTCGATGTCGCGATAGTCGCTGATGCGCTGCAGGCGGTGATAGTGTTTTGACATCAGCGCGATGAAGTCCTCTGGTGCCTTATCGCTGACGTAAGCACTTTCCAGCCCGCAGGCAACGAAGTTCAGGGAGGTATCCTTCAGCAGCTCGCCGATGACAATCTGCGACTCGTGCTTTGTCAGTTCACCGTGGAAAATCTGCTCGCCGTGATCGAACACCAGCGCGCCGTTTTCCGCCACGAAAGAGATCTGCGATTTCAGTTCCGGGAAGAAGGAGATGAGCTGGTAATACTGGTTGCCGCTGGCGACAACGAACTCAATATTACGGGCCTGAAGTTGCTGGAACTGCGCCTGAAAGCGGTCACGATCGTACTGCTTGGCGTCATCAAGAAAAGTTCCGTCCATATCGGTGACGATAACTTTAACGGTCATACATTGAGCTCCTGAATCACTGCGTTCGAAACATTCTAATAACAAGGTGACGTGGAGCACAAATTTAATTTTCGAATGAAAGTCAGAAAGCCGGGTGGCGGAGGTAAA
This DNA window, taken from Leclercia adecarboxylata, encodes the following:
- the ldtB gene encoding L,D-transpeptidase; translation: MNMKLTSLFAAAFAVVGFCKTASAVTYPLPTDGSRLVGQNQVVTIEEGNTQPLEYFAAEYQLGLSNMMEANPGVDPYLPKGGTVLNIPQQLILPDTVHEGIVINSAEMRLYYYPKGTNTVIVLPIGIGQLGKDTPMNWTTKVERKKAGPTWTPTAKMHAEYIAAGEPLPAVVPAGPDNPMGLYALYIGRLYAIHGTNANFGIGLRVSHGCVRLRNDDIKFLFENVPVGTRVQFINEPVKATTEPDGSRYLEVHNPLSTSEDQINNNVTVPVTLTSNVQAITGQPDVDATIVDQAIQNRSGMPVRLN
- a CDS encoding ABC-F family ATPase; this encodes MLVTSNVTMQFGSKPLFENISVKFGGGNRYGLIGANGSGKSTFMKILGGDLEPTLGNVSLDPNERIGKLRQDQFAFEAFTVLDTVIMGHVELWEVKQERDRIYSLAEMSEEDGYKVADLETLYGEMDGYSAESRAGELLLGVGIPVEQHYGLMSEVAPGWKLRVLLAQALFSNPDILLLDEPTNNLDIDTIRWLEQTLNERNSTMIIISHDRHFLNMVCTHMADLDYGELRVYAGNYDEYMTAATQARERLLADNAKKKAQIADLQSFVSRFSANASKSRQATSRARQIDKIKLDEVKASSRQNPFIRFEQDKKLFRNALEVEALTKGFDDGPLFKNFNLLLEVGEKIAIIGANGVGKSTMLKTLVGELQPDNGTVKWSENAQIGYYAQDHAEDFDNDLTVFDWMSQWKSEGDDEQVVRSFLGRLLFSQDDIKKPAKVLSGGEKGRMLFGKLMMQKPNILVMDEPTNHLDMESIESLNMALEMYQGTLIFVSHDREFVSSLATRVIEITPERVVDFSGNYEDYLRSKGIDN
- a CDS encoding TIM-barrel domain-containing protein, giving the protein MKTLKNWTVEKQSANHLELLVDEQHRLCLYVLEQNLFRVLIKRKGELALDRTWSIAPEQDVPWEGRRRDDLSGFTCPAWTLTQQDDVLTVATEQLRVTVHQPLWLEWHYRNEAGEWQPLVNDRPTSAYLVNAHGDGAAHYLSRRKDERFYGLGEKAGDLQRNGKRYEMRNLDAMGYNAVSTDPLYKHIPFTITRRDDVSYGLFYDNLSSCWLDLGNEIDNYHTAYRRWQAEAGDIDYYIFTGKRVLDVTKAFVRLTGKTLFGPKWSLGYSGSTMHYTDAPDAQNQLMNFIRLCEEHAIPCDSFQLSSGYTSINGKRYVFNWNYDKVPQPKVMSQAFHDAGLKLAANIKPCLLQDHPRYNEVAESGLFIRDSETDAPERSSFWDDEGSHLDFTNPQTVQWWQQGVTTQLLEMGIDSTWNDNNEFEVWDGEARCFGFGKEIAIKHIRPVMPLLMMRASMEAQQRFAPEKRPYLISRSGCAGMQRYVQTWSGDNRTNWDTLRYNTRMGVGMSLSGLFNVGHDVGGFSGDKPDAELFVRWVQNGVMHPRFTIHSWNDDATVNEPWMYPGVTPAIRGAIELRYRLLPYLYTLLWQAHADDEPMLRPTFLDHEHDAQTFEECDDFLLGRDLLVASVVEAGQRERRVWLPDNETGWYDFYSQEWFSGGQWIVRDAPLEKLPLLVRAGAGLPLSERITHVSAEKDDTRKLKLFPLKGVGTTSGLLFEDDGESWGYQNGNALWVEWEMVCDGATINLNVGARGDYRPAWKALKVSLPKGENRKLLVNGVEGGEWVV
- a CDS encoding MFS transporter, producing the protein MSQGINNTVATSKTRRVIKNLRWYVLVLFLMGVTVNYITRNSLGILAPELKESLGITTEQYSWIVGAFQIAYTIFQPLCGWLIDVIGLKIGFMVCAGIWALMCIFHAGAGSWLHLAILRFFMGASEAAATPANAKTIGEWFPKSERPVAAGWAGVGFSIGAMLAPPIIYFAHASFGWQGAFMFTGVLALLWVILWWAFYHNPEQHPNLSKDELAFIKQDNEPPAVKLPFLTALKTVSKNKRFYGIAIPAFMAEPAWAVLSFWVPLYLAKEHGMDLKQIAMFAWLPFLAADLGSVASGYLTRLYTRLFGCSRVNSVVASSVTGAFLMISLGIVAITRDPYITIVLISIGGFGHQIISCMLSALVVESFDKGQMATVNGMRGSAAWIASFLFSLLIGVTADKIGFNPLFIAMGFFDLIGALFLVAFIAERRAKRA
- a CDS encoding LacI family DNA-binding transcriptional regulator, encoding MDKRLRIAEIARRTELSVSTVSRVLAGKANTSEKARTRVLDAARELGVLDGMAAGRLLLNSLVVFAPQRAFDERSDIFYYRVIQSVSKGLASHDVRLRYCALEENDSDAQLFLARMNEPDTQAAILLGIDDPHIHDLAIDLGKPCMLINCRDRHMRLPAVTPDHRAIGERAAEYLFEMGHREVMNVLCLRRYTMELRLAGIRDAWQSHNLKFNDKRDLLVAPSFSARETEQLVSHWLSERQGKDLPTAFLVGGDFMAAGTINALQKQGLRVPQDVSVMSIDGFNLAAIQDVPLTAVHVPRDELGTEAVHMLQQRLMRPDAPVGTLLLNGTLTVRESVRRIRQGKRRTAVEREGLYDS
- a CDS encoding DUF1479 domain-containing protein, with translation MTLTFTSETLPSDHKAAIRQMKRELRAQIGDVQGVFDRLSARIASRVAEINTLKRNGDPVWPVIPFADVQSGNISPEQREAVKRRGCAVIKGHFPREKALAWDNAMLDYLDLNRFDDVYKGPGDNFFGSLTASRPEIYPIYCSHAQMEARQSEEMAQVQSFLNRLWTFESNGKQWFNPDVSVIYPDRIRRRPPGTTSKGLGAHTDSGALERWLLPAYQQVFARVFDGNIDRYDPWDAAHRTEVEEYTVDNTTKCSVFRTFQGWTALSDMIPNQGLLHVVPIPEAMAYILLRPLLDDVPEDELCGVAPGRVLPISEKWHPLLIEALTSIPALEAGDSVWWHCDVIHSVAPVEDQQGWGNVMYIPAAPMCEKNLAYAKKVKAALETGASPGDFPREDYESDWQSRFTVDDLNIHGKRALGMA
- a CDS encoding Cof-type HAD-IIB family hydrolase — translated: MTVKVIVTDMDGTFLDDAKQYDRDRFQAQFQQLQARNIEFVVASGNQYYQLISFFPELKSQISFVAENGALVFDHGEQIFHGELTKHESQIVIGELLKDTSLNFVACGLESAYVSDKAPEDFIALMSKHYHRLQRISDYRDIDDVLFKFSLNLPDSDIPNLIDALHVSLDGIMKPVTSGFGFVDLIIPGLHKASGLSRLLKRWHISPQECVAIGDSGNDAEMLKFVNYSFAMGNAGESIKAITRYQADDNNHQGVLNVIQAVLDNTPPFSN